Genomic DNA from Acanthopagrus latus isolate v.2019 chromosome 2, fAcaLat1.1, whole genome shotgun sequence:
GCcctgtcacacagtcacatgacaCTTAATCCTGATGCACTGTGCTCTAATGAGAGGGAATGAATGGGCGCAAAGAGATTGTGAAGTTAATGCCTTATTACTGTAAATCCATTACAGACAGCTGAGTAAAGGGTTATTGGGTACACACGGGTTTTTATGGGATCTTGAGAGATTTAATATGCAGttggacctgtgtgtgtctgtgtgtgtgtgtttgtgtttgtttatgtctaCTTTGTTAGTAGAGAATGAATTAACATGAGCAAtcagaaagggggggggggttgagtgGAAAAAAGGAGATTAATAGTTAAATTCTCCCAGCTATTTTCCACATGATCAACCTTGTGATTCCATCTGACATCCAGAGGGTATAACTACTTCCCTTCAGCACCTATGCAGATAGACTTCAGAACTCAAAAGAGGCCAGGATATGACTTTACAGTGTGCAGAGTTGGCTCGTAGCAAATGTGACCTAGTGctgtgtgtccatttgtgtATGTTGTCAGGGTTGTTCTAATACTGCTGAGAAAAACCCAAACAATGCCGGGGCCTTTGTAATTGTGTTGAACGCTTTAGCTCCCAAATATGTCATTACACGGCCACATCTCTCTTTATTGAACTTTCCCTTGAAATCTGGTACACATTTggttgaattgtttttttttttccctccccacAGAAACATCTTTCCCTCCAACCTGGTGTCTGCTGCCTTTCGATCAGTAAGTACTGCATCTCGGTTCTATCATTTTGTATGATTATGTATCAAATTGTCTAAAGGGACTATTTAGATAAACCTAAATCtacccattaaaaaaacaaaacaaaaacactttttcttttttcaccacCCAGTATGCAACCAGCTACAGGAACATTACGAGGAATGGCACAGATGGActccccacagaggagaagGTGAGCAAAGTTAATTGTCCACATAAACTAGAGCTTTTCCGTGCACACGTTGTGGTTTGGATTGATTTGGTTTGAGCCCAGTGCAGCCAGAATTTTCATCTCCATTACAATGAcgctacctgcttgaaggtgtgtttCTAATGATATGCTAGTCTTCAGTGGaagaacatttaaaagcagtggCGAGTGGTCAAAGCTAACAAGTCCACTCAATTGAACTTGTAATGGAAATACAATTCAGTATGGCACAGTTTGTCTTGCTGCGGCCAAAAGTGCCTATGAAAAAGCCCTAAAAATAGGCCACATATGCGCTACAGAACGTAAGGGCACTCTCTTTGTTGTGACTCAagtgttcatctgtgtgttttttttcatggttcTCTGTATGTTTCTCAAAGATTCCCATTGGAACAGACCAGGACGGCATGAACATCCTGGGTCTGGTTGTGTTTGCCATTGTCTTTGGCGTGGCTTTGAGGAagctgggagaggagggggagatcCTCATCAAGTTCTTCAACTCCTTCAACGAGGCCACCATGGTACTGGTGTCCTGGATCATGTGGTAAGAAAGGCCTGCATGTTTCTGGGTTAGGAGGGATTCAAATAAAGTCAGTATGGAGCAGTATGAgaggccttttcttttttaatgttgtgtaaCATTCCTGTCTCTCTACAGGTATGCCCCTATTGGTATCATGTTCCTCGTAGCTGGCAAGATTGTTGAGATGGACAATGTTGGCCAATTGTTTGCCAGTTTGGGAAAATACATCGCCTGCTGTATCATTGGACATGCCATCCATGGCTTTCTTGTGTTGCCCGGCATCTACTTTATCATCACAAGGAAAAACCCGTACACTTTCCTCTGGGGGATATTCACAGCTCTGGCAACGGCCTTCGGAACAAGCTCCAGGTAATAAAACTCACCGCTGCTTACATCTCTCACCTCCCGCACCCACACTTGTTTGTTCTTCCCGgttgtaaaatgtcagatacCGAGGTTCCTGTTCTTAAGCACACACGCTGTTCTctctacagacacacaggcacataccTTGCAtcttcatacactcacacatgccTCTATTCCTTGTTACCTAGCTCTGCCACTCTGCCCCTGATGATGAAGTGCGTGGAGGAGAATAACGGCGTTTCCAAGCACATCAGCCGTTTCATCCTGCCCATTGGTGCGACAGTCAACATGGACGGAGCTGCTCTGTTCCAGTGTGTGGCTGCCGTTTTCATCGCTCAGCTGAACAGCACTTCTCTTAACTTCATCCAAGTCGTTACCATCCTGTAAGCCCTAAAttgtaattaaatgtttgcaGACATTCTGTGTGATATCCTGTTTGCTCCAGTGGTGTCTAACTACATCATATTCCATCCTAATGTGTTAGTGTGACAGCTACAGCGTCCAGTGTTGGAGCAGCAGGTATACCTGCTGGTGGTGTGTTGACCCTCGCCATCATCCTGGAGGCAGTCGGACTGCCCACCAATGATATCTCCCTCATCCTGGCTGTTGACTGGCTTGTGTGAGTACGAAACTTGATTATATTTGACATGTAGAGCATCGAATTCCCTGACCGGTGCTCTTCTATTATATCATGTGATTCCTAAATTGAGGCAGTTTGTTAAATTCCTTGCCGTCCTTTCTGTCTTCAGTGACCGCACTTGCACAGTACTGAATGTCGAGGGCGATGCCTTTGGAGCCGGGCTCCTGCAGTTCTTCGTGGACCGACAGGCCAAACGAGAAGAGGGAACAGAGCTCAGCGGTGTCATGTTGGAGGACCCATCAGTCCCTGCCCCCGAGAGCTCGCCACTCATTGCAAAGCGAGGAAACAAGGACAGCGAAGAAGGCGCTAAAGGGGTTCTGTCAGAGTCTGTCATGTAATCAAGCTGCTGACATTATCAGTGAACTTCTCACTTATTTGACACTCCTGCAAGCTGAAACCTGAGGTCCAGGCCcccctttccttttttaaaaaaaaatcctgcccTGAAGAAACTGGTGAAAGGATAGACGATGAACATGCACACAACTATACAATGCAAAAATAAGCTCTCTGAAAAGTCCCCAACGCTATTCTGGGCACCAGGGGGATAATTCAAAATCCATAATATGCAGTGTGTTTCCTTTCTGAGTGATAAACACTGCAGTCCGGCCACTGTGCGGACTCAAGACTAATGTTGGTTACAGTTGGTCGGTCCTCAtcaactttaaagtcagaatttgaTCATGTGTTCATCAGTCACAACTAAAAACCACCCAGTGCAGTATCAAAGGCTGGACCTGCTGACCTTCTGCAATATGTCAGATCTAATGTTACAAATAGATGAAATGTTACTGGTATTATAgcaaaaatgataaatggaCGTTACATCGATGTTTAATCTTTTAGCCCCCTGTTACCTATTACTTACTCACACAACCTGAGGTAAAAGCCGGTATGTACCAGGGTCGAAAACATTTACAAGTCTGACTTTAAGAGTTGATGAAGACCACCAAACGGCTTGCTGCAAAGTTTTCTATTCTCCATCTGGAATCcgttattttcaaaatgttttttttttactgtcactgttttaATTGTTCTTGTCTTTTGTGTTCAACTTTGTCGCCTATTTTTGTACATGATCGTGGCCACTTTCATGCAGATGTATATTGTATATGAACTGCAAGTCTCGCATATGATTAGTCATGTGTAAAGCATTCACTACATTGGTGTCATATACtctgcatgaaaatggctgTGATAATGTATGTGtgacaaaatgcacaaacatttgttctttttatagttgtttttaaagaggCTTGAGACATTTAtcagtctgtcactgtgtctgtggttactCCATGCCATGTATGATGCCTTAGACAACCTGTGTTAAAGACTGTTTTTCTGCACaccaaatggaaaaaatatcCTCAATAACCTCCCAAAGCTGAATGAAGGAGCTCTTTCTCTCAAGGATTCTATATGTCAGCACGCATGGACAGACTGACCTCCGAGCATTAATGCCTCTTCACATGGACCTGCGGTGACAGGCAACATATCCTCAGGTTTAACTATGGCTTGAATATTCTCAGACCAAAAACATCACTGACCCAGCAAACAGGGAGGAGCGCATTGAACTCCTGAAAACATAgaattactttctttttttttttccaatgttaTTGCCCACATT
This window encodes:
- the slc1a5 gene encoding neutral amino acid transporter B(0): MAEKMDIEEGKATNGEPLANGLGSTKGNNPEPLAQRVKRIVMANLLVILTVAGVIVGVFIGLGVRNVELTKTQVIYIGFPGELLIRLLKMIIIPLVVCSLVSGAASIDPKALGKLGGWAMLFFLVTTLIASSIGVVMAFILTPGSVSDKPKVADMGDDVPVAKEVIDSFLDLIRNIFPSNLVSAAFRSYATSYRNITRNGTDGLPTEEKIPIGTDQDGMNILGLVVFAIVFGVALRKLGEEGEILIKFFNSFNEATMVLVSWIMWYAPIGIMFLVAGKIVEMDNVGQLFASLGKYIACCIIGHAIHGFLVLPGIYFIITRKNPYTFLWGIFTALATAFGTSSSSATLPLMMKCVEENNGVSKHISRFILPIGATVNMDGAALFQCVAAVFIAQLNSTSLNFIQVVTILVTATASSVGAAGIPAGGVLTLAIILEAVGLPTNDISLILAVDWLVDRTCTVLNVEGDAFGAGLLQFFVDRQAKREEGTELSGVMLEDPSVPAPESSPLIAKRGNKDSEEGAKGVLSESVM